The following is a genomic window from Aquificota bacterium.
TAAAGCCAAGTTCTTTAAGGGCTTTCCTTACAGGCAAGGAAGAGGTATAAGAGACCCATACACCCTCCTTATGCATAAGCCTTTTTATCTCTTTTAAGAAGTCAAGGCTCCAAAGCTCTGGATTTCTGTAAGGTGAAAAGCCATCATGAAAAACCGCATGGGCTTCAAAGTCTTTTATCTTCTTTATACTTTCCCTTGCATCCCCAAGGTAAAGCTTAAAACTTACACCATCTTCCTCAAAGCTGGGAAGCTTTTCCAAAATATTTTTGTGGATGCTTCTAAACTCTTTTGGCATTGGTGGAATTTGAGCAGGCACTTCCTTCTCAAGGGATATTATTTCAATCTCTATAAGTGGGTTTATCTCTTTTAACTTTTTGATGGCTACAGCCACATTATAGCCAAGTCCAAAGCCAATATCTAAGATGTTTATCCTTTTGAGGCTTTGTACCTTCTCCAAAAGTCCAGAAGGGTTAAAAAACTTTTCAAGACATTCCCTTATGGCACCGGCAGATAGGCTATGGTATGGTTCTCCGTAGTGGGAATGTATAAGAGTAAAATCACCTTCCTGTGTTTTCATAATTCCAGACCCTTCAAGGGAAGGCTTCAACCAAGATTTTAGCTCTAAAACCATAGTGCCTAATCTCTCTTCGGGTATATATATGCCTTCTCTTGCTAAATAGACTTCTATAACCCTTTCAACCTCCATAATTTCAATTATTTTAGACCTACACGTTGAGTGAGAAATTAAAGCCGTGGGCTTCCTGCCTGTTGATTTTTTAAATGTAGTGGCATGCTGATGCGTGCCTTAAAAATGGTTAAAATTTAACTATGGTATGAAGGGTTTTGAATGGACGCCACATAGAATATTGCTGACTTCCTACTTAGTAGTAATACTCATAGGCTCCGTCCTTATATATCTTTCCACCACAAGGCCCATAAGCTACTTGGACGCCCTTTTTACAGCCACCTCTGCCACCACAGTAACGGGTCTTGTAGTGCTTGACACGGAAAAGGACCTAAACTTCTTCGGAAAGGTTGTGGTATTGGCCCTTATTCAAATAGGTGGCCTTGGATATATGACCCTTACCACTTACTTCTTTATAGCCCTTAGGAAGAGGCTTGGTTTGAGAGATAGGCTTATGCTGGCAGAGTCTTTTAACTATCCCGGTATGCATGGGCTTGTAAGGTTTATAAAAAGGATTATACCCCTTGTTTTCTTTATTGAGTTTCTTGGCATGCTTGCCCTCTTCCCGCCCTTTCTGTTTAAACTGAGGGACCCAGCAGGGGCCTTTTTTGCAAGCCTATTTCATTCTGTTTCCGCCTTCAACAACGCCGGCTTTTCCACCTTTTCTGATAACCTTATGGGTTTTAGGGGAAATGTATGGGTAAACTTGGTTATAAGCCTTTTGATAATCCTTGGTGGGTTGGGCTTTTATGTTATATACGAGCTAATACTCTACAAAAGGGGTGAGATAAGGAGGATTTCTACACATACAAAGCTTGTCTTTTTGTCTTCTTCCTTTCTTATTCTTATAGGCTTTATTTTCCTTCTTTTTGACCTGTGGCGCTTCAAAGATATGTCTTTGGGAGAAAAGGTGCTTGCAAGCTTCTTTCATAGCGTTTCTGCCAGAACGGCCGGCTTTAACACCATAGATATTGCAAAGCTTTCTGAGGCATCCCAGTTTTTGATAATAAACCTTATGTTTGTGGGAGCTTCTCCCGGTGGCACTGGTGGGGGCATAAAAACCATAACGGCTGTGGTGGTCTTTTTGGCTGTGCTTTCTTATATAAAGGGTAGGCAAGATGTGGTAGTCTTTGGAAGGAGGCTCATAGAAGTTCAAGTGCATAGGGCTATGGTTATACTTAGCTTGGCCTTTGCCTACAACACTATTGTGGCCATGCTTCTGGCAGAGATTGAAAACATAAAACTATTGCCCGCTCTCTTTGAGACGGTATCGGCCTTTGCTACTGTGGGGCTTTCTTTGGGCAATCCTAAGGGCCTTAGCCTCTCTGCAGACTTTTCTCCCTTGGGTAAAGGCCTTATAATTCTAAGCATGCTCATAGGAAGGGTGGGCCTGCTTGGCTTTATGCTTGCCCTTGTGGGTAAAGAAAAACCAACTCATGTAAAACTTCCTGAGGCGAGGCTTTTGATATGAAGAAGGTTTTTGGAGTTATTGGACTTGGAAGGTTCGGTTTTAACGTGGCAAAGACCTTGGCCGAAGGCGGTGCGGAGGTTATAGCCTGTGATGTGGATGAGGAGAAGGTAAAGGCCATAGCGGAGCTTGTATCTCAAGCCTTCATACTTGATGCCACCGATGAAAAGGCCCTAAAGGAGTCTGGCATAGCCAATGCGGATGTGGTGATAGTGAGCATAGGTGAGAACATAGAGGCGAGCATACTGGTGGTGGTCCAGCTTATGGAGCTTGGAGTAAAGGAGATTATAGCAAAGGCGGTAAATCCTCTTCATGGAAGGATATTGGAGAGGCTTGGTATAAGCAGGGTCATACATCCAGAAAGGGATATGGCCATAAGGCTTGCCCACTCTCTACTTGTAGGTGGCTTTATAGAGGAGATACCCATAGCAGAAAACTACAGCATCTTTGAGATGCTACCACCACAAAGGCTTCATAATAAAGCACTTAAGGACATTGACCTAAGGAGGAAGTACGATATCACCGTTCTGGCCATAAAGAGGGGTGAAAGGTTTATAGTAAACCCATCGGGTGATGAGGTAGTGCTTCCAAACGACATACTTGTAGTATTGGGCAACAGGGAGAGGATAGTATCCTTGTGATAATATTCTATGCTAATGCGTAAGCTTTTGCTTCTTCTTCTCTTTGTTCTTCTTGGTGCCTTTGTGCTTATCTTTGCCATAAACAAGGGGGGAGAAAAGTATGCGGTGGTGGAAGAAAAGGAGATAAAGAGGTTGGTCTATGGCTCTGGCTATGCCAGAAGCAAGGATTATGTGCTTTTGAAGGCCGAGGTCTCTGGCTATATAAAGGAGGTCCTTGTAGAGGAGGGGGATTATGTAAAGAGGGGGCAGGTGCTTGCCCTTATGGACAGTGGCCCACTGGAAGAAAGCATAAAAGAAGTCTCTGAAAGGTTAAGCCTTGCAAGAGAGAGGTCAAGGGAGGACTCTCCCTATCTTAAAAGCTTGGAAAAGGCCTTAGAATCTGCCAAAGTAAGCATGGAAAACTCCAAAAGTGCCTTTGAAAGAAGGGAAAGGCTCTTTTCACAGGGGCTAATACCAAGGGAAGCCTACGAACAGAGTAAAACCCAGTATGAGATAGCCAAAAGAGAGTATGAGAGGGCAAAGAATGCTTATGAAGATGCTATAAGGTCCATAAACACCGAAAAAAGAGTGCTTGAAGCGGACCTAAAAAGACTTTTGAAAGAAAAGGAAAAGTATGTTATAAGAAGTCCCATAGAGGGCTATGTTCTCAAAAAGTATGTAAGCAAGGGTGATTATATAAACCATATAAGCCAAGACAATAAGCTTTTCTCCATAGGTTCAAGGGATTGGGAGGTTTGGCTGGAGGTGGATGAAGAGTATGCGGGGCTTGTAAAGGAGGGGCAAAGGGTGGTCCTTAAGCTGGATGCCTACCCAGATAGGACCTTTGAGGGGAGGGTGGCAAAGATAATAAGGGAGGTAGACAGAAGCAGAAAGCTCATCACCGTAAAGGTCCTTGCAGGCCTTCCAAAGGAAACACCCTTTGGCGCCACAGTGGACGGCCAGATAGAGGTGGAAAACAAAAAGATGCTTCTAATTCCGGCAAGCGCCTACAGGGATGGCTATGTGCTTGTCTATGATGGCATAAGGAAGATAAGGGTGCCGGTAGAAGTTGGAGAGAGGTTTGGTGAGTATATTGAGGTAAAAAGTGGCCTACGGCCCGGTCAAAGGGTTGTCTTGCCATGAACTATATCCTCTTTGTGGCCTTTAAGATGCTTCTTGAGAGAAAAAGGCAAACCTTGGTCTCCATCTTGGGCGTTTCTGTGGGTGTTTGCGCCTTTATAGTGATGAGCTCCCTCATGCTTGGCTTTCAAAACTACTTTATACAGCAGGTCATAGACTTGGAGCCTCACATAAAGATAAAGCCAAGGGAAGAAGAGCAAGAGGTGGAAAAATACGCCATCCTTCTTGGTGCAAAGCCAAAGGAAAAGGACAGGATACTTGGCTGGCAGGAGATCATAAAGGAGCTGGAAGAAAACCCACAGGTGGTAGGCAGTGCGGAAAGGCTCATAAGCAGGGGGATTTTAAAGTATGGTATAAAGGACAAGCCCATAACGCTCATTGGCATAAACCCGCAGAGGGAGCCGAGGGCTTCTGTGATAGAGAGGTTCCTTGTCTATAAAAGACTTGATAAGCTTGAGACAAACAGGACTGGTGTGATAATTGGCAGTCTTGTGGCAAGGAGCCTTGGGATAAAAGAGCTTGGCAAAAAACTTGTGCTTGTGGCACCAAACGGGAAAAGCCTTTTGGTGAGCGTGGAGGACTTTTTTGACTCTGGCATAACCAACATAGATGATACAAGGGTGTATATAAACATAAAAACCCTTCAAAGCCTTTTGGAAAGACAGGGAGAAGTAAACGAGATAGTGCTTAAGATAAGGGATGTGGACAGTGCAGAAAGGCTTGCAAGAGAGCTAAAAGAGAAAATACCCTACGAGGTGGAAAGCTGGCAAAGGGCCTACAGGAACTTTTTAAGCATCTTCAAAATCCAAAACATCATAACCTACATGATAGTCTTTGCCATCTTGACCGTTTCGGCCTTTGGCATCTTTAACATAATCATGATGACAGTCCTTGAGAAGAAAAAGGATATTGCCATACTTATGGCCATGGGCTTTACAAGAAGGGACATACTTTTTATCTTTGTGGTGCAGGGCCTCATAATAGGATTGCTTGGTGCCATAATAGGCTCTTTTCTTGGCTTTGGATTGCAAGAATACCTTGAGTCTGTGAGGCTTGATGTGGAGGGTCTAATAAGGACCAAGGGCTTTGTGCTGGACAGAAGCCCAATCCTTTACCTATATGCCTTTGCCTTCTCCCTCTTCTTCTCCCTTTTGGCAAGCCTATATCCTTCCTACAGAGCAAGCAGGCTGAACCCTGTGGACATCTTTAGAAGCCAATGATTGAACTAAGGGGAGTAAAAAAAGTCATAGGACAAGAGGAGATACTAAAAGGCATTGACATTGAAATAAAAAAAGGTGAGTTTGTGGCCATCATAGGTGCGAGCGGTTCTGGAAAAAGCTCCATGCTATACATAATGGGACTTTTAGATAGGCCCACAGAGGGGGAGGTTTTCTTTGAGGAGGAAAGGATAGACTTCTCCGAGGAAGAAAAGATATCCAAAATAAGAAACCAGAAGATAGGCTTTGTCTTTCAATTCCATTATCTTTTGCCAGAGTTTAGCCTTTTGGAGAATGTGATGATACCAGCCATAAGGCTTGGGATGAAAAGAGAGGAAGCAAGGGAGAGGGCCTATGAGCTTTTGAGGAGGCTTGGCCTTGGTGGAAAGGAGAATAGGAAGATATACCAAATATCGGGAGGTGAGATGCAAAGGGTTGCCATAGCAAGGGCACTTATAAACAAACCCTTGGTTATCCTTGCAGACGAGCCTACAGGAAACTTAGACAGCAAAAACACCCAAGCGGTCATGGACATATTCAAAGACATAAACTCTGAAGGCACCACCATAGTGATGGTGACCCATGAACTGGAACTTGCCAAACAGGCGCACAGGATTGTGGAGATGAGGGACGGAAGAATACTATAAGGGCTTTTTTTAAAATTATTTGAAGCATACCTCTTGCGTGCAAAAACTCTTTGAGACAAAAACACAAAAACTTACTTTATCATCTCTTAATCATCCGTGAACCTACTTTTTAGGTTCATAACCTTTTGGATAAGATATATCAAGGCTTAGAAGCCTTTTTGCGAAAAATTCTCAATTCCCAACTGGAGGTTCGCGGAAATTTTGCTCCACTTGAACCACTTGACAGATTCCTAAAATTGGTGTATTATCTATATTAGCTTTAGGTGGTAGGTGTTGGGTTTTATCTGAACTATGTGGGATGTAAAGGTGAGACTGTTTATCGCTTCTTCTTTCATAAAGTTGGTTTTATCTGAACTATGTGGGATGTAAAGCAACACCATCCACTTCAAGAACAAACTCTTTTTCTGTGTTTTATCTGAACTATGTGGGATGTAAAGTTGAGACGGGCAAATTCTCAATGGGGTTTAGCTCAAGTTTTATCTGAACTATGTGGGATGTAAAGGGCTCTGCCCATATCTTCACTCCATTCTTTTGTTTTAGTTTTATCTGAACTATGTGGGATGTAAAGTAGTAATTGTCTGTGTAAAAGCAGTACTCAACCGGTGTTTTATCTGAACTATGTGGGATGTAAAGTTCTCATCAATACCTACAATATTATTAGCATGTGAAATAGTTTTATCTGAACTATGTGGGATGTAAAGTCTTCCTTTACAACTATTTCCTGCCCTAAAGCCCTTAGTTTTATCTGAACTATGTGGGATGTAAAGTGGGATGTAAAGTAAGAAGCCTATTCAAAAAGCTTAACAGCTTCCCTTAAAACCATATCCACCTTCTCTTGGCTTGGCATCTCCACATATATCCTTATGAGTGGTTCTGTGCCAGAGGCTCTAAGGAGAAGCCAGCCATCATCCTCAAAGATGAGCTTTAGGCCATCAAGGGTATTTACCTTAAAAACCTTAAAGTCTCCAAGCTTCTCTGGTGGGTTCTTTATAAGTTCTTTTAGCCTTTCCTTTTTGTCCTCTTCCGCATGAAGGTCCACTCTCTTATAGTAGGCCTCTCCGTATTCTTTAAAGATTTCTTCTATTATTCCAGAGAGGGGCTTGTCCTTTAACATAATAAGCTCCAGAAGGTTCAAACCAGTAAAAAGTCCATCCCTTTCTGGAAGAAAATCCACAATGCCATATCCACCGCTCTCCTCACCACCAAAGAGGACCTTTTCTCTTATTATGACCTCGTTTATGTTCTTAAAGCCCACTGCCACCTCTTTTAGCTCCACGCCGAAGGCCTTGCATATCCTGTCAGCAAGGTAGGTGGTGGAGACTGTTTTTACCACCAGACCATCCCTTAGCCCTTTGTTCTTCAAGAGATGATAAAGCAAAAGCACATAGATGAGCTGTGAGTTTACAAAGTTCCCTTTTTCATCCACAAGGGCTATCCTGTCTCCATCTCCGTCGTTGGCTATGCCAAGGTCTGCACCAAGGGACCTAACTTTAAGGATTAGTGGTTGAAGATGCTTTTCTACAGGTTCTGGCGCATGGCCTCCAAAGAGGGGGTCCCTGTAGCTTCTTATGTTTATAACAGAGGTCTTTGTGCCGGTGAGTATATGAGAATAGGTGCCAAGGGCAGAACCATACATGGCATCATGGACCAAAAGCATATCCCTTTGTGATAATAGCTCCATGTTTATCCTGTTTTTTACCTCCCTCATATACTCTCCCCAGATGTTTATATACTCTGGCTTAAAGTTCTCCGGCTTTATATCTTCTGAAATCTCTTTTTCTACCTCCGATATAAACTCTGGTGTGGCAGAGCCACCAAAATAGTCCTTTATCTTGTAGCCGTTATACTCCGGCGGATTGTGAGATGCGGTTATCATAACGCCGTTATCAAAGCCCATATACTTGACGGCAAAGGAGACCATGGGGGTGGTGCAAGCCTTGTTGGCAAGATAACATTCAAAACCAAGGGTTCTAAAGACCTTATAGACCTCAAGGGCAAAATGCTCCGACATAAATCGGTTATCATAGCCCACTATAACTTTATTCTTTCCTTTCCTTTGAAGCACCTTGGCATGGGCATAGGCAACCCTTCTTACGTTTTCAAAGGTAAAGCTTTCGCCTATTATGGCTCTCCATCCATCGGTGCCAAACTTTATCATTTTTGTCCTCCTTGAGGTATGTTTATTATGGGGGTCATCCTTGTATCATATGGGATTAGTATGATGGTGTTGTTGGGGCTTTTGGCATACTCTTGAATGTTCTCTATAAACTTCCAAGTAAGGTATTCTTTGGTTAAAGAGCCGGCTATTATTCTGTTTGCTTCCGCTATACCTTGCGCCTCCACCTTTTTCCTTTCGGCCTCCAGTCTTTCCTTTTCCAAAAGAAACTGCATCCTTTGGGCCTCTTCGTAAGCTTTGCGCTTTTCTTCTATTGCCCTTACCACGCTTTCTGGTAGCCTTATATCCCTTATTAGCACATCTTCAAGGATTAGATACCTTTTCATGAGCTGGTTTTCCACCTCCCTTTTTATCTTCTCTTGGAGCTTTGTCCTCTCCTGATAGACCACCGAGCTTTCCATCTCCGCTATGGCATCCCTAACAGAGGTTCTAACTATCTGTTTTATAAGCTTCTCTTCGTAATCTGGACCGTATTCTCTGAGGAGCTCGGGGGCCTTTTTCCCATCCACCCTATAAAGCACGGCCACATCCATGTTTACAGGCAAGCCGTCCTTTGAAAGGGAGCTTATGGGGTTGTTCTTTTCTCTTGTAAACTCCACAGCCCTTGTCCTTATCTCCACCTTTTCCACGCTTTGAACTATGGGTATTCTAAGGTGCAAGCTCTCCCACATGGGCGTGGGGTCTATCTTTCCCAAGGTCCTCTTCACACCCACAAAGCCAGAGGGTATTATAACAAAGGGATTGCCTATGAAGAACAGCAGAAGTATTAGTATGGGCAAAACCACGAGGTATGGCATAGACCTTAAGCCTTCTGTATTTACTTTTTTCATACTTTACCCCTCCATGCTTCTATTATACACACTGGCTAAAAATTCCTCGTCCGGGCTTTAAGGACTATTATAATTTTTTATGGTGCTGTAGATGATTTCACAAGAAGTTTTAAAAGAGGCTCTTAAAAAGAACAAGCTGAAAAGCGAGGTTTATGGAGACTTAGAATACCTTCGCTTTACCGACGACTTTAAGGATATACCAAGGGGTACTGTGCTTTTGAAGGATACCATCCTTTGGGGCTATCCTCACATAGGCAGGATATTCCAGCTTTCCACAGGCATAAGGGAGCAGTTTGAAGGGCCCTTTTGGGTGGAGGAAAAGGTAGATGGCTACAACGTTAGGGTCTTTATGCACAATGGAGAGGTCTATGCCCTTACAAGGGGTGGTTATGTATGCGCCTTTACCACTGATAGGGTAAAGGATTTTGTAAATCTGGAGGTCTTTGAAAAGTACCCAGACCTTGTTTTGTGTATGGAAGTGGCTGGCCCAGAAAACCCTTATGTGGAAGAAAGTCCGCCATACATCAAGGAAGACATAGCCTTTTTCCTTTTTGATATTATGCAAAAAAATCAAAAAAGCTTTCTACCTTATAGAGAAAAGCTAAGGATAATAGAGGAGTTTAACCTTCCAAGCGTGGAAAGGTATGGCTTATACACTCCAGAGCAGGTGGAAGACCTAAAAAATCTTCTCAAAAGGCTAAACGAAGAAAAGAGAGAAGGTGTTGTGCTAAAGGAAGACTCGGAAAGGGACAAGAGGGTAAAGTACATAACAAGCTACGCAAACCTTAACGATATAAGGATAACTTCCCTTAACATGCTTGGCCTTCCTGCAGATTACTATACCAACAGGCTCTTGAGGCTTGTGCTATTTTTGGAGGAGGAGGGCCTAAAAGGGGATGAAGAATTGCAAAAAGAACTTGGAAAAGCCTTTCTTGATGGGCTTTTTGAAGCTTGCAGGATGGCAAGGGAAGAGGGAAAGGTTTATAGAGTCTTTAGGTGTAGGTTTAGAAGTAGGGAAAAGGCTTTGGTATTCTTAGAGCAGATAAAACATGCATCCACACACATACAAGTGAATATGTTATCCCTTGAAAAGGAAGGAGATTTTTGGGTGCTTGAGTTTGAAAAGGTTTTCCTCAACATGACAGGCCTTTTGGGCTACCTTTTGAAAGGCGGATCGCTTATAGACTAAACCTCTACAGTAAGCTTTCAAGCATATGCCTAAAGCCCTTTGGGTCTATAAGTTTTATACCCACCTTATCAGCCCAATTTCTCAAACCCTCATCACCAGACACCAAAATGGCATCAAGCTCATAGGCAAGCAAAAGCACATCAAGGTCCTCTTTACTATCTATTATGCCAGCCCTTAGGGCTTCTCTATACTTCTCCCTTAGCTTGTTTATGAGCCTTCCCACATCTTCCTCGCTCATCCTTCCCGCTTCCTTTGTATGCTCTTCTGCAATCCTAAGCCCTTTGTTTATCCTGTATCGCACCTCTTCTATAAACTCATAAAGGAACTCTGCTGGCACCATCAGGTTAAACCTTCTGGGAGACCTTATCCTTACAGCAAGCTCAAACTTTGGCCTAAGGCTTCCAAGCTCTACCATCTTGTTAAACTCTTCATATACAGAGGTTGGCATATAGAACCTTGCTTTACTATGAAGTGCCAAAGATATGAAGTTTTCTATGGCTCCTATCTGGTCCTTTTCAAACTGGGTGTATATGTCTGGATTGGTAAAGATGCTTGTATCCAGCACAAAAATTTCTATGCCCTTTTCCATGATTTATATTTTATAACTAAAGAAAACGCCGGGTGAGAAATTAGACCTCAAGTTCACCCCTCCTGTAATAACTATATCCAATAGCATAAGCATATACATACACAAGCACACAAGTTAAAGTCCTCCACCCACTACCAGCATTAAAAAGCTTTATCTGACTTATAACACCTTCCACTACCTGCCTTTTTGCCCTCATCTCCCTACTACCACACACAATCACACCTTCACAACCCCTATAACCCCTATCTCCATACACCACACAACTCTCCACAAGCTTCCTAAACCATAAACTCCTTCTCTTCCTTTCCCTAAATGCCCTAACCTCATGCACACTTCCAAAGCTTATCCACACATCATAAACTCTTCCCCACCTATCACATAACACCATCATCAACATGCCATACCTGACCTCCTCAAACTCCACTACCTTCCCATTGTCTCTCCGAACTATCTTCCTTCTCCTCTTTGCCCACCATACCTTCCCTCTTACCCTCCTTATCTTCTGTGTCCTCGCCCTGTTTACATTGGCTATGTCCACTATGGTTCCATCTATTACAAGTTCTATCTTCTTACCATACAAAAGCCTTGCTAAAATCATAAGCCTCAGCTTGTGAAGCTTGTATTCTCTCAATATCCTGTATACTCTCTTGAGTCTGTATCTTCTGAAGATATGCCATGATTGTATGGATGGGTCAATAAGTAGTTTAGCTAAGGTGAGGACTTTTGTATTGGTTATGTAGGAGAGTATAAAGATGGCTGCTATATGGATGTCTGTGAGTTTAGGCTTTCTGCCTGCTTTAGCTTTTGGCACATTAAGGAATGGCAAGGCATTTTCAAGGTCTTTTAGGATTTGTTGGTAGATGCGTAGGTAAGGTGGTATAATTTCCATGATAAAAACCTCCGATGGTTTTTAGGGCTACTATTATAGTAGCCCTGCTGTCTTTTTATTGATATGGAAGGTTTAGCTTAAAGGGAATTTCTCACTCGGCGTATGATTTATATTTTATAACTAAAGAAAGAGCCAAAGATTGCAGAAGTCTTAAAAAAAGCTGGATTGCTTTAAGGTTTAAATTGACAAGGACTTTCCCAAGGTTTATGATTTTAACTATGAGAAGGGTATTCTTACTGCTTATAACACTGCTAAGCTTTTATAGTCTTTCCACAGCCAAGGAAGTGCCTTTTACACAGGAGGACAGAGACAAGCTCAGAAACATAGAAATAAAGGTTGAAAGGCTTGAAGTTAAAGTAGAAGAAGGTCAGAAAGCTTTGCAAGCGCAGATAGATGGACTTCAAAAACAGATTGATGGACTTCAAAGACAGGTGGATGGATTACAAAAACAGATAGACGAACTTAGGAGCGATTTTAGAACCTATATGAGTATAGTGATAGGAAGCATTATAGCCCTTGTGGGATTTATCATATGGGATAGAAGAACTGCCATATCTCCGGTGGTAAAAAAGACGAAAGAACTTGAGGACAGAGGTGATAAAATTGAAAAAGTTTTAAAAGATTTAGCAAAAGAAGACCCAAAGATTGCAGAAGCTTTAAAAAGGGCTGGGTTGTTATAGTTTGATTTGTTTGAATATGGGAAAATGGAGACTTTGGTAAATAAATCCATAAAAGGATTTTCGGGAAATATTTGAAACCTTTATTGCAACCATTTTGAGAATCTACGCACTTAGGTAATACTTGCTAAAAGCCTACAGGCTAAATCATTCCATCCTACACTTCCAAAAACCTATATTTATATCCTATGTATAGGGACCTAAACTCGCAGACGCAAAAGGATCTAAAGGAGTACTTTCAAAACCAAGACTACATGGTTATTGCCGTTCCAAAGGAGGACCTCATAAGAGTGTATGCCCTTAGGGCTACCAATACGGTGGAGACGGCAAGGAGGCTCCACTCCTTAGAAGGGGAAGAGTTAAAGCTTATGGCTTACAGCATACTATCCGCCTTGCTTTTGACTTCTTTGGTTAAGCATGCCACAAACCAAAAGGTGCTTTTCAAAATACAGAACGATAGTGGTGTGGTGGTGGCAGAAGCGGATGGTATGGGAAGGGTAAGGGGTTTTATGGAGGGCTATCCTTTGGAGGACTGGTCTTCTGGAACCCTTACGGTGGTAAAGGAGCTAAGGCTTGGCACACCCTATACAAGCATAGTGCCAGTGGTGGGAAGGAATGTAAAGGAGGCCCTTTCCTATTATTTTGAACAGTCGGAGCAAACAAGGACCTACATAGACATGTATGTAAAGACCGATGGCGAAAGGGTGCAAGAGGCCTTGGCCTACTTGGTGCAGGTTTTGGGTGGTGCAAGGGAGGAATCGGTCCGTAAGATAGAAGAGAACATAAAAAGCCTTAGCCTTGAGGGCCTAAGGCCCGAAGATATTGCCATGGCAATCCTAAGGGATATGGAGCCAAGGCTCATAGGCCTAAAGGAGGTAGAGTATTACTGCCCTTGTTCTGAAGAGATAGCAAGGTCAAGCCTTTTGCTTTTGAGTGAGGAGGAGTTGGAAGACATATTGAATGAGGGGCCCGCAGAGGTGGTGTGTAAATTCTGTAAAAAGATATACCGCTTTAGCAAGGAACAGCTTATGCTATAATTTTTTACTAAGTCCGCACCTTTCCCCGTTGGGTTGCCCTTAAATAGGGTTTGGGAAAGGGTGGCAAAACCCAAGGAGGTAAGTATGGCAGTAATATCTATGAGAGACCTTTTGGAAACTGGTGTCCACTTTGGACACTCAAAGAGCAGGTGGAACCCCAAGATGGCTCCCTTTCTTTATGGGGTTCGCAACGGCATACACATAATAGACCTAAACAAGACGGTGGTCTACCTTGAGCAGGCTTACCACTTTGTGGCGGACAGCGTGGCTCAGGGTGCAGAAGTGCTTTTTGTAGGCACCAAAAAGCAGGCCAAGGATGTAATTAGGGAAGAGGCAGAAAGGGCTGGCGTGCCTTATGTAAATGAAAGGTGGGTTGGAGGACTCCTTACCAACTTTAGAACGGTGCGTAAAAGCATACTAAAGCTCCACACCCTTGAAAGGATGGAGGCCGAAGGCGTCTTTGATGTGCTTCCCAAAAAGGAGGTAAGGGCCCTTAGGAGAAAGATGGAAAGGTT
Proteins encoded in this region:
- a CDS encoding efflux RND transporter periplasmic adaptor subunit, translating into MRKLLLLLLFVLLGAFVLIFAINKGGEKYAVVEEKEIKRLVYGSGYARSKDYVLLKAEVSGYIKEVLVEEGDYVKRGQVLALMDSGPLEESIKEVSERLSLARERSREDSPYLKSLEKALESAKVSMENSKSAFERRERLFSQGLIPREAYEQSKTQYEIAKREYERAKNAYEDAIRSINTEKRVLEADLKRLLKEKEKYVIRSPIEGYVLKKYVSKGDYINHISQDNKLFSIGSRDWEVWLEVDEEYAGLVKEGQRVVLKLDAYPDRTFEGRVAKIIREVDRSRKLITVKVLAGLPKETPFGATVDGQIEVENKKMLLIPASAYRDGYVLVYDGIRKIRVPVEVGERFGEYIEVKSGLRPGQRVVLP
- a CDS encoding ABC transporter ATP-binding protein, which translates into the protein MIELRGVKKVIGQEEILKGIDIEIKKGEFVAIIGASGSGKSSMLYIMGLLDRPTEGEVFFEEERIDFSEEEKISKIRNQKIGFVFQFHYLLPEFSLLENVMIPAIRLGMKREEARERAYELLRRLGLGGKENRKIYQISGGEMQRVAIARALINKPLVILADEPTGNLDSKNTQAVMDIFKDINSEGTTIVMVTHELELAKQAHRIVEMRDGRIL
- a CDS encoding ABC transporter permease → MNYILFVAFKMLLERKRQTLVSILGVSVGVCAFIVMSSLMLGFQNYFIQQVIDLEPHIKIKPREEEQEVEKYAILLGAKPKEKDRILGWQEIIKELEENPQVVGSAERLISRGILKYGIKDKPITLIGINPQREPRASVIERFLVYKRLDKLETNRTGVIIGSLVARSLGIKELGKKLVLVAPNGKSLLVSVEDFFDSGITNIDDTRVYINIKTLQSLLERQGEVNEIVLKIRDVDSAERLARELKEKIPYEVESWQRAYRNFLSIFKIQNIITYMIVFAILTVSAFGIFNIIMMTVLEKKKDIAILMAMGFTRRDILFIFVVQGLIIGLLGAIIGSFLGFGLQEYLESVRLDVEGLIRTKGFVLDRSPILYLYAFAFSLFFSLLASLYPSYRASRLNPVDIFRSQ
- a CDS encoding TrkA family potassium uptake protein, giving the protein MKKVFGVIGLGRFGFNVAKTLAEGGAEVIACDVDEEKVKAIAELVSQAFILDATDEKALKESGIANADVVIVSIGENIEASILVVVQLMELGVKEIIAKAVNPLHGRILERLGISRVIHPERDMAIRLAHSLLVGGFIEEIPIAENYSIFEMLPPQRLHNKALKDIDLRRKYDITVLAIKRGERFIVNPSGDEVVLPNDILVVLGNRERIVSL
- a CDS encoding TrkH family potassium uptake protein → MKGFEWTPHRILLTSYLVVILIGSVLIYLSTTRPISYLDALFTATSATTVTGLVVLDTEKDLNFFGKVVVLALIQIGGLGYMTLTTYFFIALRKRLGLRDRLMLAESFNYPGMHGLVRFIKRIIPLVFFIEFLGMLALFPPFLFKLRDPAGAFFASLFHSVSAFNNAGFSTFSDNLMGFRGNVWVNLVISLLIILGGLGFYVIYELILYKRGEIRRISTHTKLVFLSSSFLILIGFIFLLFDLWRFKDMSLGEKVLASFFHSVSARTAGFNTIDIAKLSEASQFLIINLMFVGASPGGTGGGIKTITAVVVFLAVLSYIKGRQDVVVFGRRLIEVQVHRAMVILSLAFAYNTIVAMLLAEIENIKLLPALFETVSAFATVGLSLGNPKGLSLSADFSPLGKGLIILSMLIGRVGLLGFMLALVGKEKPTHVKLPEARLLI
- a CDS encoding phosphoglucomutase/phosphomannomutase family protein, which produces MIKFGTDGWRAIIGESFTFENVRRVAYAHAKVLQRKGKNKVIVGYDNRFMSEHFALEVYKVFRTLGFECYLANKACTTPMVSFAVKYMGFDNGVMITASHNPPEYNGYKIKDYFGGSATPEFISEVEKEISEDIKPENFKPEYINIWGEYMREVKNRINMELLSQRDMLLVHDAMYGSALGTYSHILTGTKTSVINIRSYRDPLFGGHAPEPVEKHLQPLILKVRSLGADLGIANDGDGDRIALVDEKGNFVNSQLIYVLLLYHLLKNKGLRDGLVVKTVSTTYLADRICKAFGVELKEVAVGFKNINEVIIREKVLFGGEESGGYGIVDFLPERDGLFTGLNLLELIMLKDKPLSGIIEEIFKEYGEAYYKRVDLHAEEDKKERLKELIKNPPEKLGDFKVFKVNTLDGLKLIFEDDGWLLLRASGTEPLIRIYVEMPSQEKVDMVLREAVKLFE